The Gossypium arboreum isolate Shixiya-1 chromosome 6, ASM2569848v2, whole genome shotgun sequence DNA window CACCTTCATCCGTTTCCTTTTGATCATGGGATgatgattaaatttttaaaaataaagataaaaaaaaatatgatttaaCTAGAAATTGCACCCAATTATTGTAAACTGCCATCTGCAATTTCAGCTCTCTTTACCCCATTCCCTTCCAAAAGTTTCTGAACCCTGTATCAACACTTCATGTTTCAGGCTGTTATCCCCTGCTATAGAAGAATTTGATTCAGAATTCGCCATATTTATGTCTTCTGAATCTCCCTTTACATAATTGATCGCTACCAGAGGATCTTGCTCGcagctttttatttcttttgaaaccgGTAAATATTGCGGCTTCACTTCAACCATCCTTGTATTTTCTGCCTCTCTTTCAGCTTCAGAACTCAGATCTTTATCGCAGCTGGGAACCTCCTTTGTATTAGAAGAACATGGCTGGCTACTTGTCCAGTCCATGTTCTCCACATTTTCTCTCACAGCTATAGAATTAACACTATCCCTATCTTGACCGTTTGTTCTGATAGCTCCCAAATCAATCTGGAAACACGATCCATTCTCTTTGGACGAAACTTCCTTAGAAAGAGATGGTGTTGAGTTAGCCACATCACCATTCTCATGTCCAGGAACAACATCCACATTCATTCCAATAGATGACCCAATTTCACGTCTAGGGACTTCTGAATGCAAACTACCATTCATTGACAGGGACAAACGGCGACTGGGAGAGCTAATGGACTCTTTTCCAGGCACATATTCAATCTGTTCCTTTGAGCAATGATCTGCTTCAGAGTTGATTCCAGAGGTTCTAAGACACGATGGGCGTGCAGAGACCCTGAACAAAAATAGGAAAACAGGATGCCTCTCAGGTTACCAATATAATCAAACACTTAGAAGCCAAAGCACAGGACAATGATATTCATATGTATCTTTCACTTGGTCCCATAAGAGCACACACACAGAATGCAtattttagcaaccaaaaacatagGCATCTGTGAAAAAAACAGAAACCATGTATGGCTCTTTTTTACCATTTTACAGAACTATGACGTATACATGACAAAACAAAGGGTCAGTACATATATATCTACAGTTACAGTTAAAGAGTGATGAAAAGGATATAAAGATGTTAAATCTAACCATAACTGCAAGTTTATCTCAACAAGTTATTTCACATCAAACCTTGGACATTTATAAGGCAGAACCTAAACATTTTTTTTAGTTAATGGCAAACTCTGGTAATTCTTTTATAATTTGAATGGCAGAAAAGTAATAAAAGTTTTAAACAGGAGAGCTGGCTTTCAAGTGCCAatactgatttttttttttttgtttgggggGGTGGGGGGGGAGGTACCTGCTATATAAAAGCATATATGCTCCCTGAGAAAGTACCTCTTCCAATTCAGCCCTCGCAACCTGGAAAAAGAGGCAAAACAGGTTAagataaaaaaggaaaatttcaAGTACAATAGACATGGCATGCAAAATTATGCGTCTACCCCATGTTCTAATGATGATTGAATGGGTCTGGGGATGACACAGAGGCCTTGGCATAAAGAGAACTCCACGGAGAGGTTATTGTAATAGGCATGACACACAATAGAAGGGAAATGACAATGACAGAGAGAGAGAATACCTTACAGTCATCAATTCTGTACCAGTTTCCAGAGAAATCTTTGGTATAGCAGATGTAATGACCAAAAAAGGATGCATTCAACATATCCACGTGGACAACAACCGCATAAAGTTTGTAAATATTGGAATCATCCCCATCTTCACTCTCACTCATGTAAGGGCTAAGATCTAACGTCTCAGGAAAGCTGACTCTTTTGTTGAGTTTTCCAAATCGGCCGCTCTGAAAAAAAGTTTCAATATGAATTTCAGTATCATAAAGCAAGGCTTCAATCATCTGGCTTACCAGCAAAAGGAAAAGACATCAAGCATTCACTGCCATGTCAAAcaaattaaacatgcatttcGGATGTAGGATAAACCTGAAATCTTTTCAAGGCAATTGTAAGAATGTTAGGAGCCCATCGTATGGTAAGGCGCTTCCATGCCTTAACATAGTCATTGCAGCTGAAACGAGAAATGAAATATCATGGTTAACACCAGATCCAAAAACGTGAATAACAATGTAGTTAGAAATCAAAgtacaataaaaatatataaaatatgggtAAAGATTCTGGCTGTATGACTTAAAATCATGCAAACTAAACTATAAACATCTTGAGATCAAATGGAGAGCAATCATACCCATCACATTTGTACATATTATCTCCATGAAGCCACTCTTTAACGGTGAACTGGTCAAGGCATTCCTCCAATGATGAAGCATCTCCATGAATTTCAACAGTCAAATCCATCATATTTTCATACTGATTTGAAATCTTATTGCAATTAGTACAAATCACCTACAGGTTCCAACACAATGATAAGTATTAGATATTAGAGTGCAAACTTGAATTTTAAAACACTAAGCAAGGTGATTATAAAAGACATTAGACCCTAATCATCTGAAATCACCTTTAATTGATTGGATATTTTACTTCCACTAGGTCGAGGAGTAATACTCTTATTTGCTAAAACATAGGTATAATGTTTTGGGGGATAActtaaaccaaacttttcaaaagtacttCTCTAAATCACTTTTCCACAGCATTTTttaaaagcacttctcaaaagcaATGCTAAACTAGCCCAAAAACTAAATTAAGAAGCAAACTGAAAAACAAAAAATGCTTCAGAATATTCTTCACTAATATGATCCACTGACACTGTATCCTTATCAATGGCCTAGGTTAAAATggaaaaggagaaagaaaagtCAATTATTCTAAGCTAATGAGATGCATCACCTGAGACTGCAGATGACCACCAAATATATGCTGAATAAGAGTTGTCTCTTGAGAGTTGCGGTCAACAGCTTTTTCTCCACCGAATTCATCAAGGCAAACTGATTGCATAGTGTCAATAGCAAACctgaaagaataaaaagaaaaaaaagatccAGTAATCCATAATTTCCTCAAGTTAATTTCAGTAGATGTTAAAAGAGAATGCAATCACACATAAAGTAATACCAACCTCATGAATTCATGAGCATCCTCTTGTCTTCCGTAACCGAGATTACCTCCAATATTAGGCAACCGTGACAGAATATTGATTGGTGAAAATGGATGCAAACTTTGTCTTGATCGTTCAACATGAGTTTGAAATTCGCACATAAAGCACCAATCATTGCGTCTGCCTAGAGAATGGAAATAAAAAATATGAAGGTCACATGCTGTTCAAGAACCTAGAGATGAAAACCTATTAGCTCTAGTTTCTCAACTTACATTCTTTCCGATGGCCTTTCTCCAACAAGTAAGCAACAAGTGGTCGAGTGGATACAAGGCATTGCAGAACAACATTAGCGAAGCAACTGCAGAAACAAACAGAAAAAGATAAACCAAATAGAGATGGAACACAAACTGATCTTGTCTAATCATATGTAAAGAAGGCTTCAACTAGAAGAAATAATAAGCATGGTAAACATGAACCTGTTTCCACAATTTAAGAGTCCACATGGAGGGAATCCTGGTTTCTCCCAGTTGAAAAGCTTTACAAACTCATCGTATGGGAAAAGAACCTGAAAATTTTGAATATGAGTTCCATATTTACTTATATTGGTTTTACAAAGGGTCAAAAGATTAACCTTTCTTGGTTTCTTGATAATCTTAGAGGTTCCACTGACAGGAACCAGAGCAACTCCTGAAAACGGTTTGGTGGTTGTAGTTTGTGTTGAATTTACTTTGCACTTTGTCTTATGCCCATCCTTCCAGTCCACCTGTTGGCAGGCTGAGGAGCTGAAAAATGAAGCAAACATAAAGATTAAACCATCCACTTGATAGAAGAATTTATGTAACCATAAGTTGACGAACTTATAGGTTCGCAAATCATAGCCCACTGGCCTGTAAACTGACACGTCTCATTTTCTAATACCAGAAAGCAAATGCAGAACTTTTAAAGTCAAGGCGGCACTGGGACAAAGGGGCTTTTTATTAACTTAAGCAAATATAACTACAATCAAGGCATCTTTTTGTATAATTGACTGATAGACTGATCAAAATTTCAACACTGAAGTAGCTGGGCATTCAGTTTATTGACATAATCAGTGTCAATAAGTAGGCTCAACCTAGATTAAGCACAACAGTACGTTTATAAAGAACAAATTTCAAGCCAAATGCTTTATTAAAAGAAGAAGCTAAATTCCTGGAAAATGTTCTAACATCGACAACAAAAACACTTCTTTCTAACCCATAATTAACAACATGCCAAACTAATAAAAAGCAAAGTAAATTAAGAAAACTAAAATAGATAAAGAAAACCCACGAATGTCAACAATAAGCACTTAAACCACTCTAAACGCAGAATCGAGAAACGCCACCAGTAAATAACAGTTAGAGAAACTTCAAAAAGCAGTTAATCACTAAGATGCTTAAGAGtattaaaaacatagaaaaataaataaataaccttttttatcttttttttttttttacttttcgaTAATCCGGAAACGTTAAAGAAACAGCTCAAACAATATTAACAACAGTAATTAACAGCCAAAAAGGAAAAGCAATCAAGGAGTACGATCATACAAGGACAACGAATTCTTCTGGAGAAAAAAAAAGCGTGCGTACCAATAACGAACGGATTTGCAACGAGAGCACTTCTTGAAGGCGGGATTAGAGCATACGGCGCAAGGGAAGTGATCGGCATCCATGGGGATGGAAGGCATTGGTTGGTCCTGATCCAAATTGGCGTCGACCTCGAAGTATTTCGACGCCGTGTTCTTCAGCAAGCGAAGAGCCACAAATGCGAAAATGAAGAGCGTGAAAATGAATTGCAGGAACCAATTCAGATCCAACGTTATTCCGCCGACATGCATCTACACAGCCTTCTCGATCCCGGTTCTAGGGTTTTTCTTCAtcgatttcttttttattttttattttcctttctgTACCACTCTATCACAGTTCCCCCTTTACCaattttatgttttcttttctttttatttttttattttttttaatttatttactcTATTTCTCTCGAAACCCCTAAACCAAAATTAGCAAACCCATCCCCTATTTAACaggatatttattttcttttttcttttaattctccACAGGTGTATCTAATTTCTAAAATACTAGTAAGTAATAATATTATTGATATTGTAatgaaatttataaataattgtgtTAATTAAATTTCGATTGTGcactcaaattcattttatttttcaaataaattacattatttatataatttttaatatattttaataatttgtaaGGTGAGTTGATATTCGATTGATTTATCCCAACAATTCAATTaaagatttaaatttaaataatagtataaatacatgtgtatatATTATAAATACTTTTATGTTCATATTTGCTTTTGTATctcttttattaaatatatacatatttaaatagaTTATATTATTAAGGCTAACCTAAACTTATGGTGACTTTAAAATAGAGTTTGTCCTATTTTGATTactttaaacttttttttattaataatcaCTCTAAATAAGATAATTGTATGAACTAGTCACcgttgttaaattttttttttaacggaATATTGAAGTGGCACAATAGCACATTAAGTGACTGACAtgtgatattttttatttgaCTTTTCATTAAAATTTAGAGACCTCTCTATAAAGTTTAAGGAGAAAATGGACTAATTATAGAGTGGTCCCTAAACTTTTgtaaaaaatcaacaaaaaaatgTCATGTGTCAGTCATTTAATATGCTAATGTGCAACGTCAACAATttgttaaaagaaaatgaaaattttaatggcTATGATTAAAAAAatatctaaattaaaaaaaacaaaatgaccaaaataagaCAAGTCCTATGAATGTAGTTTTTGTAATAAGTTAATATAAAGTAGTCTACAAATCAAGTgattgtgatatcccgaattacggcctaatcggaatagtggttttgagaccacaaatccaagatagaaataattattttatgattattttgaggtctatgatatgattgcatgattgtgtgaaaatttcgtgaagaaattctatgcataaagtacttaatttgaagttagggactaaattgaataagttacaaaatttgcattctagaagtttctagtatgaaattgctttgaaatattaattaggaggtcttaaatagcaatttgaccaatttctaagtttatggacaaaaattggacatggatggaatttttgaaagtttaataagaaagggcattttggtcattttgatattaaatgaaataaaatgggaaaaataacacaaaaatgatcatcttctccataagttgctgccaaatttttctctccaccatagctagggtttcaacacttttaagccttgattgtaagtgatttctatgcctgtttttaatgttctttacatttttgaaatcctcgtagctcggtttacctgttttttagcaatattttgagctagagtttatatttaaaaaattacccatgaatgatatgcatgaattttgatgtttatggtagaatatgaagcttgagattgtgttaaacaacttttgctaagtgattttacgtaaaaacgactaaaatgacataatcggtaaaaatacctaatgttcataagtacatgttagagtgagaattggatgttgctgtagaagggaaaaatgatcagcatatcaaaaaacataagaaaataggatgaagtttaatttacgagatttggggcaaaagtgtaaatatgtgaaagtttagaggcaaaattgtaaattttccaaaatatgattttgggttgatttgaataatatgagtcctaattagactatatttgaaatgatagagcaaggaaaatcgaaattcgggctaaaatcggcaaaataccaagttgtggacaaaatggtaaaaatgaccattttcgcatacgagataagttcatatgtaaatattgtaatataaccattattttaaatcatttaatgctatttatacgatattatgattgttatcatgcaattctatgctttgtggtcattgttggataacatgcaaaaattttatgaattatgtgaaaaatgtgaaagactaccgaagtatcgtcattggtattccaaggagaattgtaatggagtacgaacgaggaaagtcccgttgaaccttaggaatagattaggatatttgagcatccgaactcgttgagttgagtccgagctcacttatggatgcgaacacccgagctcattgagttgagtctgagttcgcttatgggcgggttacatggtagcttggctacatatgtggcacttatgtgcaaactttccatgtatccgagttatattccgatgtgttcaacgggtaaaattctagtgaaatggaaaaATACTCAAGATgtaagtgacgtattggtaagtgttctgAAATGGGCACTTTCGACAgttatgtacttaaccctcaggttgagacttgatacgacaacaaaaatgtagtaagacgatgaatgatgaatagaaatgtgatgtatgttttggtgatattatgctaatgttggttggtataattgctttgttaagttattgttatttgcatgtgaacttactaagcatttatgcttactccttcccttccattccttgtattttgacaagccggcttggagatcaagacggtcggaggcacgctcacactatcaacggaccatctcggtatggcggcttgcatattttgggaatatggcatgtatagcattataatccttttgtgtatataatcttataatataagtcatggatggcatggaaatgtttgagaatgattagctattggagtggctaatcaagattatatttgataacacgtatgctttatgtgctaactaatctatggaaatccataaaatggtgaaattggctataaaacagaatcacacagcagcagtgacgtgagtttgaaaaatcactaaaaatagtagagatagaattagatgatgaataaaatatggaattgaagcttaatgaatctattttcatgtggagaaacaaaataggtaaaagagttgtattttatgagatatttacgttttggtgaaatagggtcagagcaatttctagattccctgttctgaatttagaaattcaccataatttgtgtaaaaataattaggactaaaaatttatatgtatgtattccttattgagtctatttttaagtgaaacaaacgacatagtcattggatttctgtacagaaagaaatttgattcgtagtgcacaggggtcagagtagccaaaccctgaaatagggaagaattttactaataaactgtactaattggcccgaccaaaaattctagaaaaaatttagtagatagatatatgagtctagtttcaggaaaaatttacggatcttaatttcgagttttggaactcgagatatgattttttaagtgactgtgatgcagttagctagcttgtttggaaattttaaaaaataaattgtttgagctgtttaattaatgaattaagtccgttaacacctcgtgctcgactccggcgatggtctcgggtacgggagcGTTACAGTGATACTATTTATAACCCTTTTTTTAACAGGTGACATGAATGGTTTTTTTATGCATTTaacctaaaaataataattatttacgaaaaTGATTTTAGTCAAATTTATGTACGAAAGTAATTAGTTCTCTATAGTGACCGCCAGTGCTACTTGCATACCGGCGACACTGTCCCCCTTATCATTAGCCAATCAacgactttttaaaaaaaaattgggtatTGTCATTGTGTTAGGTTGTAtaatatgtaatttttcaaaTACCCATTACAAATACGAATTTTAGGGAGGAAAAATGATATTAGGAAAGAAAGAGATATGGGAGAAAGATAGAGGGATGAGAGAAGAAAAGTCAAATATGGAAAAGGAAAGAGaataacaaatatataaaataaaaatatgaaaggaattaaatattttataaaaacagagaATCAAATATACgataagaaagaaaataaaatatatggaaaataAAGAATCAGatatggaaaagaaaagaaaagagaataacaaatatagaaatatttattttccaTAAAATATTAAATGCCTTTTCATATCTTTATTTTCCATATATGTTATTCTATTTCCTTTCCcatatttgattatttattttcaatattgttattcttttcttttttcattcaAATTTCTCTTTTTTTCTCAATTGAAAATTTTAGTCGCTGTACTCAGTAGTCACCAATTTTGCCGTTTACGGTGGCCTTTTGTATTGATTTCAAGACCAAAAAagagattttcttcttcttattgaCTTTTATGGTTCAAATCTCTCAATAGCCCTGCTCTAAATGTTTTAAAACAATAACTAAAGCTTTGAACTACTTTTTCtacaatgtttttttttaaatatcattGATGCTACCTGACATGACAAGGACACCTAAAaagatatatatttttaaaaaattttaacggGTGCTGCCTGATAGACCGACAAAACCcattcaaaaaataatttttcttttttttccctgAATACCCATATTTTTAACGGGTATTTTGAAAAATACATAGTGGTGTTGTTTGACACAATGGTGACACCCAAAAAAAGTTATgttaaaaaaaaatgatgattGATTAATTACAAAGGGGTGGTGCCGCCTTTGTGTTAAGTGGCACCGACGATCACGATAAAAAACAGATTATTTAGGTACATAAATTTTAACTTAagtcatttttataaataattaattattttgatgagttaaataaatgaaaactgACATAAATAAATGATTACAATAATTACAATTTTAATATAAAGTGAATTAGTGGGAAAATCAAAGGGTAAACATTAatgcatttaaaatttttaaaaatataaaattataaattattataataatgaaatttcattttgacccttaaaatGTATACTTCAATTTTAGTTctccaaaaattatattttagcttttgttttgatttttttttaaattcaaatacTTATTGTAGAAGCAATTTGTTATTAACAGATCACAATTCAAATTCATAATATAAGTGATAAAATGAACATTTATGATCATTAAACTAAACAATAGGATTCTAAATTTTACCCTTGATTAAATTCATAATATTAATATGATATAAAATTCTCTGAGACACTATTTTTTTCATTCACAATATTCATATTAAAAGCAAGGGTAAATTTAATaacctaaaatgaaaaaaaatttaatcattttaaaaataataaaattatattttaacatcttaaGTTCACCCGGTTTAAAATTTCTTATTGctggataaaaaaaaaattataagatcTGTAAAGATGTCTAGAACTGTGGAGAAGTGAGAATATTCTTGGCACTGAATAGAGGTAAGCAAAATGCCTATCCTTTGTTCTGCATGGCTTTAGGTTCATAGCCAATCAACAAATAGCAACAATAAGACCCCAATGCACGACATATCGACCCCACTCACCCCCCCTCCCCCAAAAGAAAAAAACCATTTGGGCTTAACATCCTTCTCTGCCTCCAAAAACATGGGCTTAGTACAATGAGTAAGGCAAATAAAGCGGGAAAATGGCCCAAGTACTTACATGGCTGCCACATTTCAAATAGTACTTTATGATTTAACCCTGAACTTGACATTTTCTCTTAAATTAGTACTTATTATTTTTTAATCCCTGAGTTTTCATTCTGAATACTTTTAGACAGTGAGATATGACAATAATGATGTTATTGTGATGccataattctttttaaatttaaaaaatttaaagaattcaAAAGTATATGtaagaaaatttaaaatcataataattttataaataaaaataaaaataaaaatatattaaaagttaaaaacaaaaaaatgatgtttaatttttaattcaatttattttaaaaaatttaatatacattttatttttatataaaaactatATATATTTCATAAGGCTAAATTCTTACGTTTGGTAAgagtattatattttatacatattttagtATATCAATTAGCAATAAACTAATTCAATTAGTAATATTTAATCACTTCTATgacttattttaacaaaaaaaggaaaatttttacttatttttataaGAATTTTTACCTATCttttaatttcaagtttaaaattgtacaacctatttttaattttaagtctAACAATTATAATGAATTAGTAACTAAAGGAATTAGATATCGAGGATGCTCTGGAAGAAATAGCATTACATATAACTTGCTAATTACTGGGCACGGTCGATATGGGAATCTAAAGCAAGCACGCAAGCACTATATTTATAAGGAAATGGTTTCACAGGGAATCAAAGAAACTGGTCCTACATTTTCGTCTGTGATTACTGTTTTTTGTAAATGAGGGGTTTTATAAAGAAGGTATTCAAGTTAATTGCAGGGTGATTTCACTTGGGGTTGGATTGAAGTTGTTTACTGGGAGCTCATTGGTTAGCCTTTATCTTCATATGGGACTTATTGATGTGGCTTGAAAGTTGTTCCATCAATTGCCTGAACAGAATTTAGTCGTATGGAATGTATATactttataataatatatattatttaaaagaattgaattaaaaattaaataatatttaaattactttttttgttaattttaaaaattttaatatattttatattttatttatacaattttatgatttaaaattttttgtatatacttttaatttttataattaaaaaattaaattataacattATAATGACATCATCATTGCACGTGTAACAAATTTAAtactattacaaaaaaaaaaacaccaaaaGCTTTGACCAAATGATAGTTTAAATATCAGATGGGGACAAAAAAAATCATATGTACCAACTTAGAACAAGGTGATAAGTTTGGGTCCAAATTTATATTTAAGCCTAATATTAATAGGTCAAATTCAAGTTTGGGTCCTTCTACTACACTCCAATTTGAGATTTATTCATGTACTTTAATTCGATATAACATCATCCTTTTACTTTTATAATGTGACTTGTTAATTCAACTAGTCAATATTAGTAACAATCTCGGTTGAAATGTTGGCATGTTAAGTTACAAGTAGACTTGTCCATAGGAAAGTCATCTGGCTCAGCTCGAAAAGTGAGAAGATTTAAGCAAAAATATAGGTCTGAAAAAATAGCTTGGACAAAATAATAAAGCCCATTTAAAAAATGGGTCAGGTCTCGAGTAAGGCTTTTTTGGCCTCGAGCCTGACCCAaatttgcaaaaagaaaaa harbors:
- the LOC108484004 gene encoding ubiquitin carboxyl-terminal hydrolase 18-like; the encoded protein is MHVGGITLDLNWFLQFIFTLFIFAFVALRLLKNTASKYFEVDANLDQDQPMPSIPMDADHFPCAVCSNPAFKKCSRCKSVRYCSSACQQVDWKDGHKTKCKVNSTQTTTTKPFSGVALVPVSGTSKIIKKPRKVLFPYDEFVKLFNWEKPGFPPCGLLNCGNSCFANVVLQCLVSTRPLVAYLLEKGHRKECRRNDWCFMCEFQTHVERSRQSLHPFSPINILSRLPNIGGNLGYGRQEDAHEFMRFAIDTMQSVCLDEFGGEKAVDRNSQETTLIQHIFGGHLQSQVICTNCNKISNQYENMMDLTVEIHGDASSLEECLDQFTVKEWLHGDNMYKCDGCNDYVKAWKRLTIRWAPNILTIALKRFQSGRFGKLNKRVSFPETLDLSPYMSESEDGDDSNIYKLYAVVVHVDMLNASFFGHYICYTKDFSGNWYRIDDCKVARAELEEVLSQGAYMLLYSRVSARPSCLRTSGINSEADHCSKEQIEYVPGKESISSPSRRLSLSMNGSLHSEVPRREIGSSIGMNVDVVPGHENGDVANSTPSLSKEVSSKENGSCFQIDLGAIRTNGQDRDSVNSIAVRENVENMDWTSSQPCSSNTKEVPSCDKDLSSEAEREAENTRMVEVKPQYLPVSKEIKSCEQDPLVAINYVKGDSEDINMANSESNSSIAGDNSLKHEVLIQGSETFGREWGKES